A region of Haloplanus sp. XH21 DNA encodes the following proteins:
- a CDS encoding amphi-Trp domain-containing protein, giving the protein MTESETTDRTTIRTGREFEQEYRLDASEAGDFLIDLGEQLRDGDELTLVEEEWELPFAFGEPVDLDIDFDGVGEPTLEIEVELPGRTDEKAPDIA; this is encoded by the coding sequence ATGACGGAGTCAGAGACCACCGACCGAACGACGATTCGCACCGGCCGCGAGTTCGAACAGGAGTACCGTCTCGACGCGAGCGAAGCCGGCGATTTTCTGATCGACCTCGGCGAGCAACTCCGTGACGGCGACGAACTGACCCTCGTCGAGGAGGAGTGGGAACTCCCCTTCGCCTTCGGTGAGCCGGTCGACCTCGACATCGACTTCGACGGCGTCGGCGAGCCGACCCTGGAAATCGAAGTCGAACTTCCCGGTCGAACCGACGAAAAAGCGCCCGATATCGCGTAG
- a CDS encoding ABC transporter substrate-binding protein, protein MVGDDATRTLTTRRDAITCGAVALGGALTGCLGGGGSATEPAETTGSYSVTMSPAGSVGFESVPERVFTVFPQYLDMAVALGRGDAVNTVYVPEMSGTTMSHYYHRLDGVDLAWDGLVDPLSDGLSKEHLYALDSDVHLADPAWASTQTNWSREDIAEIADQVAPWVGNFYSGTQATPPDGYDDYDYYSLWDLFGKVAQVFQEQERYEALARVHDDLVSTIQADLPPAEERPTVVRSTLAADGSSFYSYHLNKPGYWLADTRPLGAHDPFDDADWGGLWGTVDYETMLEADPDVFLHLWGLTPNYQMDEVRQSLESHEVGSQLAAVENDRVYPAGMRYQGPIMNLFQIEMGAKQLYPDRFGAWPGYEDGDHYPELPEDEQLFDRQRVADIVTGRAEGE, encoded by the coding sequence ATGGTGGGCGACGACGCGACGCGCACACTGACGACGCGGAGAGACGCGATCACGTGCGGTGCGGTCGCCCTGGGAGGTGCACTCACGGGGTGTCTCGGTGGGGGAGGGTCGGCCACCGAACCGGCCGAGACGACGGGGTCGTACAGCGTGACCATGTCCCCGGCCGGATCAGTGGGGTTCGAGAGCGTGCCCGAACGCGTCTTCACCGTCTTTCCGCAGTATCTGGACATGGCCGTCGCGCTGGGACGCGGCGACGCCGTCAACACGGTCTACGTCCCCGAGATGTCGGGGACGACGATGAGCCACTACTACCACCGCCTTGACGGCGTCGATCTGGCGTGGGACGGACTCGTCGACCCCCTGAGCGACGGCCTATCCAAGGAGCACCTGTACGCGCTCGACAGCGATGTTCACCTCGCGGATCCCGCGTGGGCGTCGACACAGACAAACTGGAGTCGCGAGGACATCGCGGAGATCGCCGACCAGGTCGCGCCGTGGGTTGGAAACTTCTACAGCGGGACGCAGGCGACGCCTCCGGACGGCTACGACGACTACGACTACTACTCCCTGTGGGACCTGTTCGGGAAGGTTGCACAGGTCTTCCAGGAGCAGGAGCGCTACGAGGCGCTCGCTCGGGTTCACGACGATCTCGTCTCGACCATCCAGGCCGACCTGCCGCCGGCAGAGGAGCGCCCGACGGTGGTGCGGTCGACGCTCGCGGCCGACGGATCGAGCTTCTACAGTTACCACCTCAACAAGCCGGGGTACTGGTTGGCCGACACGCGACCGCTGGGGGCGCACGACCCGTTCGACGACGCCGACTGGGGCGGTCTATGGGGGACCGTCGATTACGAGACGATGCTCGAGGCGGATCCCGACGTCTTCCTCCACCTGTGGGGGCTGACGCCGAACTACCAGATGGACGAGGTCCGGCAGTCGCTGGAGAGCCACGAGGTCGGCAGCCAGCTCGCTGCCGTCGAGAACGACCGCGTCTATCCCGCCGGGATGCGTTACCAGGGGCCGATCATGAACCTGTTCCAGATCGAAATGGGGGCGAAACAGCTCTACCCCGACCGGTTCGGGGCGTGGCCGGGCTACGAGGACGGCGATCACTACCCGGAACTTCCCGAAGACGAGCAGTTGTTCGATCGCCAGCGGGTTGCGGACATCGTCACCGGGAGGGCGGAGGGCGAATGA
- a CDS encoding PQQ-binding-like beta-propeller repeat protein has product MAGFAGCASTSSTDDTPAGQSGGANGATDAGSATLEFGTDGEILSSPTVVDGTVYVGSADNRLYAVDATTGDEQWRFGTDGTVYSSPQVVDGTVYVGSGLGQDPGDTRLYAVDAATGTEQWQFETGNRVKASPTVAGETVYVTSRDGNLYAINAASGEQQWAFDIGYTAESSPAVVDGTVYAGSFDNNLYAVDAESGTERWRFETGDLVRSSPTVASGTVYVGSSDDTLYALDAATGDLAWEFATEDSEFGVQSSPTVHNGMVFVGAYDTTLYAVDAEAGTAEWGVATDDVVVSSPTVVGGTVYVGSQDGNLYAVDRETGDERWSLSTGGSVFSSPTVASGTVYVGSDDTTLYGVALDGNGSSEGSRIRHRTLGHHGSE; this is encoded by the coding sequence ATGGCAGGTTTCGCTGGCTGTGCATCCACGTCGTCAACTGACGACACGCCGGCGGGACAATCGGGGGGCGCGAATGGCGCCACTGACGCGGGCTCAGCCACGCTGGAGTTCGGCACCGATGGAGAAATACTCTCGTCGCCGACGGTCGTCGACGGGACGGTGTACGTCGGGTCGGCCGACAACCGGCTATACGCGGTCGACGCGACAACGGGTGACGAGCAGTGGCGGTTCGGGACGGACGGTACGGTCTACTCTTCGCCACAGGTCGTCGACGGGACGGTGTACGTCGGGTCGGGGTTGGGACAGGACCCGGGGGACACTCGGCTGTACGCGGTCGACGCGGCGACGGGTACCGAACAGTGGCAGTTCGAAACCGGGAATCGGGTGAAGGCGTCGCCGACTGTCGCGGGCGAGACCGTCTACGTCACGTCCCGGGACGGAAACCTCTACGCGATCAACGCGGCGTCGGGGGAGCAGCAGTGGGCCTTCGATATCGGCTACACCGCCGAATCATCGCCGGCCGTCGTCGACGGCACGGTGTACGCGGGGTCGTTCGACAACAACCTGTACGCTGTCGACGCCGAATCGGGGACCGAGCGGTGGCGGTTCGAAACCGGCGACCTCGTTCGGTCGTCGCCGACGGTAGCGTCGGGAACGGTGTACGTCGGGTCGTCCGACGACACCCTGTACGCGCTGGACGCCGCGACGGGGGACCTGGCGTGGGAGTTCGCGACGGAGGACTCGGAGTTCGGCGTTCAGTCGTCGCCGACGGTTCACAACGGGATGGTGTTTGTGGGCGCCTACGACACGACCCTGTACGCCGTCGACGCGGAAGCGGGAACGGCGGAATGGGGCGTCGCCACGGACGACGTCGTCGTCTCCTCACCGACGGTCGTCGGTGGGACCGTCTACGTCGGCTCCCAGGACGGCAACCTCTACGCGGTGGACCGCGAGACGGGCGACGAACGCTGGAGCCTGTCGACCGGGGGCAGCGTGTTCTCGTCGCCGACGGTAGCGTCGGGAACGGTGTACGTCGGGTCGGACGACACGACTCTCTATGGAGTGGCGCTCGACGGTAACGGGTCGAGCGAGGGGTCGCGCATCCGTCACCGGACGCTGGGACACCACGGAAGCGAGTGA
- a CDS encoding FecCD family ABC transporter permease, giving the protein MASESVTDTGAARHRDGWLGWINGSLVALCLGSLAVVVAGGLVQVSFGAFSMTVVEAWQAVFNPAVLFDGQAWRSFLLGGDLPEMNHRSLIVWNIRLPRVFVGVLVGMNLAVSGAIFQAVTRNELASPFILGVSSGAGLLILLTLVVFSGLSAFLPLIAAVGGSVAFLIVYAIAWKNGTSPVRLVLAGVIVGTVFGSLQTALFFFANDIGVVQSAIAWTTGSLTGTDWEQVRMALPWTVVAMVLALASSRQLNVLLLGERTARSLGMSVERVRFALSGVAVLAAAASIAVAGIVGFVGLIVPHMVRNVVGSDYRQLVVGCVFAGPALMVVADVGARLGLQILTGSSAQIPVGIVTGLVGGPYFLYLMRKQDKLGEL; this is encoded by the coding sequence GTGGCCAGTGAATCGGTGACCGACACCGGTGCAGCCAGACACCGCGACGGCTGGCTCGGCTGGATCAACGGCTCGCTCGTGGCGCTCTGTCTGGGCAGTCTCGCCGTCGTCGTTGCAGGCGGACTCGTCCAGGTGAGTTTCGGCGCGTTCTCCATGACCGTCGTCGAAGCCTGGCAGGCCGTGTTCAACCCCGCGGTGCTCTTCGACGGGCAGGCGTGGCGATCCTTCCTCCTCGGGGGCGACCTCCCCGAGATGAACCACCGCAGCCTCATCGTCTGGAACATCCGCCTGCCCCGCGTGTTCGTCGGCGTGTTGGTCGGGATGAACCTCGCCGTCTCGGGTGCGATCTTTCAGGCGGTCACCCGCAACGAACTCGCCAGTCCGTTCATCCTCGGCGTCTCCTCGGGAGCCGGCCTGCTGATCTTGCTCACGCTGGTCGTGTTCTCCGGGCTGTCGGCGTTCCTGCCACTGATCGCCGCCGTCGGCGGCTCGGTGGCATTTCTGATCGTCTACGCCATCGCGTGGAAAAACGGGACGTCGCCCGTCAGACTCGTTCTCGCGGGGGTCATCGTCGGCACCGTCTTCGGAAGCCTGCAGACGGCGCTGTTTTTCTTCGCGAACGACATCGGCGTCGTCCAGTCCGCCATCGCGTGGACGACTGGCTCGCTGACGGGGACGGACTGGGAGCAGGTCCGGATGGCCCTGCCGTGGACCGTGGTCGCCATGGTCCTCGCGCTCGCCAGTTCGCGGCAGTTGAACGTCCTCCTGCTGGGCGAGCGGACGGCGCGGTCGCTGGGCATGAGCGTCGAGCGGGTCCGGTTCGCGCTCTCGGGCGTGGCCGTGCTGGCCGCCGCCGCGAGCATCGCCGTCGCGGGTATCGTCGGCTTCGTCGGCCTCATCGTCCCGCACATGGTTCGGAACGTCGTCGGCAGCGACTACCGCCAACTCGTCGTCGGCTGCGTGTTCGCAGGCCCGGCGCTGATGGTCGTCGCCGACGTGGGCGCGCGACTCGGCCTGCAGATCCTCACCGGGTCGAGCGCCCAGATTCCCGTCGGCATCGTCACGGGACTCGTCGGCGGGCCGTATTTCCTCTATCTCATGCGCAAACAGGACAAACTGGGTGAACTCTGA
- a CDS encoding DUF7260 family protein gives MAVETHVDQARSRVNAERAAVVAKRDAFETFRDRVAGIAPEPTPSLSSGISTTAGAVHGESSTDDRCRTVRTAFAETVRPHSVDDAADAEPLLATIRAEFTDSIAVALAPTTAPPFSAELKRAIVAETTARQAEIETLDRALERERAQLDDAGTVLWTVTDWIADANETPLSALGFDTLRKRHETLAAHRDRCADLTEQRQAFLRETTTGDAGAEIHHRDLVPYLYGESPVDYPVLTTATRLDDVCAACQRTVRDHLVRRA, from the coding sequence ATGGCCGTCGAGACACACGTCGACCAGGCCCGGTCGCGCGTCAACGCGGAACGGGCGGCGGTCGTGGCCAAGCGCGACGCGTTCGAGACGTTCCGCGACCGGGTGGCGGGGATCGCACCCGAGCCGACGCCGTCGCTCTCGTCGGGCATCTCGACGACGGCCGGCGCCGTCCACGGGGAGTCCAGTACCGACGACCGCTGTCGAACGGTTCGGACGGCCTTCGCCGAGACCGTCCGCCCGCACAGCGTCGACGACGCGGCCGACGCCGAACCTCTGCTCGCGACCATCCGGGCCGAGTTCACGGATTCGATCGCCGTCGCGCTCGCCCCGACGACTGCGCCGCCGTTCTCGGCGGAACTCAAGCGGGCCATCGTCGCCGAAACCACTGCCCGGCAGGCCGAAATCGAGACGCTGGATCGGGCGCTCGAGCGGGAGCGCGCGCAGCTCGATGACGCCGGAACGGTCCTCTGGACGGTCACCGACTGGATCGCCGACGCGAACGAGACGCCGCTGTCGGCGCTGGGGTTCGACACGCTCCGGAAGCGACACGAGACACTCGCGGCACACCGCGATCGGTGTGCGGACCTCACCGAGCAGCGGCAGGCGTTCCTCCGAGAGACGACGACCGGGGACGCCGGCGCCGAGATCCACCACCGCGACCTCGTTCCGTATCTCTACGGGGAGTCTCCGGTCGACTATCCGGTCCTGACGACGGCCACGCGTCTGGACGATGTCTGTGCCGCGTGTCAGCGAACCGTCCGCGACCATCTGGTACGGAGGGCCTGA
- a CDS encoding ABC transporter substrate-binding protein: protein MSQEPNRSGLTRRAYLTCGGAVVAGGLLAGCAGGAGSSPDSDAGESHSVSIEPMGEVTFDAVPERWVANNGSWADMGVALGLEPPKAVWLTSRYHTQYYDAVPGVSVDASDMVPLYQDGVSKELFYELDADVHVMDPNFLMNRFDGWERSDVDEIEENVAPLFGNCIYAQHYPWHEDYRYYTLYEAFEKLARVFDRVDRYEAFEGVHADFQQSLSPVVPGEDERPSVAVTWGVGDAPESFYPYIIGKGTGFKHLRDLGVRDALANTAVKDFHGSRAAIDLETLLEVDPEVLLLRGYEAKSADEFQETVASFLRDHDTASELTAVQNGDIYRAGGLYQGPITNMVLTERTARQLYGVEDDLFDRDRVAAIVDGAL, encoded by the coding sequence ATGTCGCAGGAACCGAACCGTAGCGGCCTGACACGGCGAGCGTATCTGACATGCGGCGGCGCAGTCGTTGCCGGGGGACTGCTCGCTGGCTGTGCGGGCGGCGCGGGGTCGTCGCCCGACTCGGACGCGGGCGAGTCGCACAGCGTCTCTATCGAGCCAATGGGAGAGGTCACGTTCGACGCCGTCCCGGAGCGGTGGGTGGCGAACAACGGCAGTTGGGCGGACATGGGCGTGGCGCTCGGCCTCGAACCGCCGAAGGCCGTTTGGCTCACGAGCCGCTATCATACCCAGTACTACGACGCCGTGCCCGGCGTCTCGGTCGATGCGAGCGACATGGTCCCGCTCTATCAGGACGGCGTGAGCAAGGAGCTGTTCTACGAACTCGACGCCGATGTCCACGTGATGGATCCCAACTTCCTCATGAACCGGTTCGACGGGTGGGAGCGATCGGACGTCGACGAAATCGAGGAGAACGTCGCCCCGCTGTTCGGGAACTGCATCTACGCCCAGCATTACCCCTGGCACGAGGACTACCGCTACTACACCCTCTACGAGGCGTTCGAGAAGCTCGCGCGGGTGTTCGACCGCGTCGACCGATACGAGGCGTTCGAAGGCGTCCACGCCGACTTCCAGCAGTCCCTCTCCCCGGTCGTCCCCGGTGAGGACGAGCGCCCGTCAGTCGCCGTCACCTGGGGCGTCGGCGACGCGCCCGAATCGTTCTACCCCTACATCATCGGCAAGGGGACCGGATTCAAACACCTGCGCGACCTCGGCGTTCGCGACGCCCTCGCGAACACGGCAGTCAAGGACTTCCACGGCAGCCGCGCGGCCATCGACCTCGAGACGCTGCTGGAGGTCGATCCCGAGGTGCTGCTGCTCCGCGGCTACGAGGCCAAATCCGCCGACGAGTTCCAGGAGACGGTCGCGTCGTTCCTCCGGGACCACGACACCGCGAGCGAACTCACCGCGGTGCAGAACGGCGACATCTACCGCGCCGGTGGCCTGTATCAGGGACCGATCACGAACATGGTGCTCACCGAGCGCACGGCTCGGCAGCTCTACGGGGTCGAGGACGACCTGTTCGACCGTGACCGCGTCGCGGCCATCGTCGACGGAGCGCTGTAA
- a CDS encoding metal-dependent transcriptional regulator — protein sequence MSGASEYLLVLYIAEQGAGAPVPPGDVAEAVGRSPSATTEMLQRLAEQGLVTHEPYEGATLTADGRARAEEIHGTYTTLSRFFGEVLDLDDPEDAAMSVAGNISPAVANRLAATLLDGDPMQSRLSNGEQS from the coding sequence ATGAGCGGGGCGTCCGAGTATCTCCTCGTCCTCTACATCGCCGAGCAAGGGGCGGGGGCACCCGTCCCACCGGGTGATGTCGCCGAGGCGGTCGGTCGCTCCCCGTCCGCGACGACGGAGATGCTCCAGCGACTCGCCGAGCAGGGCCTCGTCACGCACGAACCGTACGAGGGGGCGACCCTGACTGCCGACGGACGGGCGAGAGCCGAGGAGATCCACGGGACGTACACCACCCTCTCGCGGTTCTTCGGGGAGGTGCTCGATCTGGACGACCCCGAGGATGCCGCGATGTCGGTGGCCGGGAACATCAGCCCCGCTGTGGCAAACCGGCTCGCCGCGACCCTCCTCGATGGGGATCCCATGCAGAGTCGGCTGTCGAACGGGGAACAGTCGTGA
- the dpsA gene encoding DNA starvation/stationary phase protection protein DpsA: MNTHKTVRQEAGTVGENPVRLEEEKTARIIEALNTDLADAYVLYHQLHKHHWNVEGAEFRDIHVFLQEAYEAVEAAADELAERLQALGGVPHANMATLSEVATVDPENEDVYDIRTSLANDLEMYGDIIESYREHIELAEGLGDHATAQMLREQLEGIEDHAHVFHHYLEDDTLVLDSASN; encoded by the coding sequence ATGAACACTCACAAGACGGTTCGTCAGGAAGCAGGCACGGTTGGCGAGAACCCGGTCCGACTCGAAGAGGAGAAGACGGCGCGGATCATCGAGGCGCTGAACACGGACCTCGCGGACGCGTACGTGCTGTACCATCAGCTCCACAAGCACCACTGGAACGTCGAGGGCGCGGAGTTCCGCGACATCCACGTCTTCCTGCAGGAGGCGTACGAGGCAGTCGAGGCCGCGGCCGACGAACTCGCCGAGCGGCTCCAGGCGCTCGGCGGCGTTCCCCACGCGAACATGGCTACCCTCTCCGAGGTGGCTACCGTCGACCCCGAAAACGAGGATGTCTACGACATCCGAACCTCGCTGGCGAACGACCTCGAGATGTACGGCGACATCATCGAGAGCTACCGCGAACACATCGAGCTCGCGGAGGGTCTCGGCGACCACGCGACCGCCCAGATGCTGCGCGAGCAGCTCGAAGGCATCGAGGACCATGCCCACGTCTTCCACCACTACCTCGAGGACGACACGCTCGTCCTCGACTCCGCGTCGAACTAA
- a CDS encoding ABC transporter ATP-binding protein, producing the protein MHDDHSNTENRPDPSTAGGSASLAGEELVLAYPGGDDPVVDGESITVEPGAVTALVGPNGSGKSTLLKGLADQLAPQRGSVLLDGRDVEAHGSKELARKLGLLSQESTSPDGITVEDLVYHGRYPHRGVFERVTDEDQRAVDRAIDLAGCDHLRDRAVGSLSGGQRQLAWIAMALAQETDVLLLDEPTTFLDLHHQLEVMEIIETLRDESDITVVVVLHDIEQAARLADRMVALKDGEIRSRGSPKTVVTEGLLADVFDVDADIEWTERGPRVTPLRARHDGADSGHRAPTPHADGGSVEQ; encoded by the coding sequence ATGCACGACGATCATTCGAACACCGAGAACCGCCCCGACCCATCGACCGCCGGTGGGTCCGCATCGCTCGCGGGCGAGGAACTGGTCCTCGCGTATCCGGGGGGCGACGATCCGGTCGTCGACGGCGAATCGATCACGGTCGAACCCGGCGCCGTGACCGCGCTCGTCGGACCCAACGGCTCGGGCAAGAGCACCCTGTTGAAGGGGCTCGCCGACCAGCTCGCGCCCCAGCGTGGCTCGGTGTTGCTCGACGGGCGCGACGTCGAGGCCCACGGGTCGAAAGAACTCGCTCGAAAGCTCGGACTGCTCTCCCAGGAGAGCACTTCGCCCGACGGAATCACCGTCGAGGACCTCGTGTACCACGGCCGCTACCCCCACCGGGGGGTCTTCGAACGCGTCACCGACGAGGATCAGCGGGCGGTCGACCGGGCGATCGATCTCGCAGGCTGTGACCATCTCCGAGACCGCGCCGTCGGCAGCCTCAGCGGCGGGCAGCGGCAGTTGGCGTGGATCGCGATGGCGCTCGCCCAGGAGACGGACGTTCTCCTGCTCGACGAGCCGACGACCTTCCTCGACCTCCATCACCAGTTGGAAGTGATGGAGATCATCGAGACGCTACGCGACGAGAGCGACATCACCGTCGTCGTCGTGCTTCACGACATCGAACAGGCGGCGCGACTCGCTGATCGTATGGTCGCGCTCAAGGACGGCGAGATCCGGTCGCGCGGGTCGCCGAAAACCGTCGTCACCGAGGGGCTGCTCGCGGACGTGTTCGATGTCGACGCCGACATCGAGTGGACGGAACGGGGACCACGGGTCACGCCGCTCCGCGCCCGACACGACGGCGCTGACTCGGGTCACCGCGCTCCGACGCCCCATGCTGACGGCGGGAGCGTCGAACAGTAA